The following are encoded together in the Hemicordylus capensis ecotype Gifberg chromosome 4, rHemCap1.1.pri, whole genome shotgun sequence genome:
- the LOC128324210 gene encoding uncharacterized protein LOC128324210 isoform X2 — protein sequence MGPKKAPVKKAPVKKGGRAPAKKGGKPTRPPKRPNAPAESSSDDEGDLELGAIRAFIARLQALERQRTTLEGDEAGGGPSGVPPHAKKSNRVEKKAKLMQGFADRLAALEAAAGTAHEEPAGITTQPADSGPGDGRDDNELSNEDSHWSKFRLVCDSTNCCCGERCSSRKLPGAAGTQ from the exons ATGGGCCCTAAGAAAGCCCCAGTTAAGAAAGCCCCAGTTAAAAAGGGTGGGAGGGCTCCAGCCAAGAAGGGTGGCAAGCCAACGCGGCCACCTAAGAGGCCAAACGCACCCGCCGAATCCTCCTCCGACGATGAGGGCGATTTGGAACTGGGTGCCATCAGGGCGTTTATAGCACGGCTGCAGGCCCTTGAGAGGCAGCGCACCACTCTAGAGGGCGACGAGGCAGGCGGGGGGCCTTCGGGGGTGCCCCCACATGCAAAAAAGTCAAACAGGGTggaaaagaaggcaaaactaATGCAGGGCTTTGCTGATCGACTAGCAGctttggaggcggcggcgggaactGCCCACGAGGAACCAGCGGGGATCACGACACAACCGGCGGACTCAGGACCGGGAGACGGCAGGGACGACAATG AACTGAGTAATGAGGATAGTcactggtccaaattcagactggttTGTGATTCCACGAACTGCTGCTGTGGGGAGCGCTGCagtagcaggaagctgcctggagcagcaggcACACAG tga
- the LOC128324210 gene encoding uncharacterized protein LOC128324210 isoform X1: MGPKKAPVKKAPVKKGGRAPAKKGGKPTRPPKRPNAPAESSSDDEGDLELGAIRAFIARLQALERQRTTLEGDEAGGGPSGVPPHAKKSNRVEKKAKLMQGFADRLAALEAAAGTAHEEPAGITTQPADSGPGDGRDDNELSNEDSHWSKFRLVCDSTNCCCGERCSSRKLPGAAGTQNLFEPRSQQQGVGALVVKKKLRKWLPNC; encoded by the exons ATGGGCCCTAAGAAAGCCCCAGTTAAGAAAGCCCCAGTTAAAAAGGGTGGGAGGGCTCCAGCCAAGAAGGGTGGCAAGCCAACGCGGCCACCTAAGAGGCCAAACGCACCCGCCGAATCCTCCTCCGACGATGAGGGCGATTTGGAACTGGGTGCCATCAGGGCGTTTATAGCACGGCTGCAGGCCCTTGAGAGGCAGCGCACCACTCTAGAGGGCGACGAGGCAGGCGGGGGGCCTTCGGGGGTGCCCCCACATGCAAAAAAGTCAAACAGGGTggaaaagaaggcaaaactaATGCAGGGCTTTGCTGATCGACTAGCAGctttggaggcggcggcgggaactGCCCACGAGGAACCAGCGGGGATCACGACACAACCGGCGGACTCAGGACCGGGAGACGGCAGGGACGACAATG AACTGAGTAATGAGGATAGTcactggtccaaattcagactggttTGTGATTCCACGAACTGCTGCTGTGGGGAGCGCTGCagtagcaggaagctgcctggagcagcaggcACACAG AATCTATTTGAACCGAGGAGCCAGCAACAAGGTGTTGGTGCTTTGGTGGTCAaaaagaaactgagaaaatggctccccaactgctga
- the LOC128324207 gene encoding uncharacterized protein LOC128324207 → MTVASAVGGTPVSTASGPKPLGEKGDTKAREGQRAQQPRLEKGPSPIKIPVLQRLLRDYPNRERARYIEDGFVKGFRIPCQSRRVHSFARNLKSVRGMEHIVAKKIAKEVSLGRVLGPFDRLPLPTLRVSPLGVVPKKAPGEYRLIHHLSYPRGDSVNDGIPADLCSVRYTSFDEAVAMIRGCGPRALMAKCDIESTFRLLPVHPDDFDLLGFTFKGGFYIDRALPMGCSVSCAAFEAFSSMLEWALRRRAGLRSSAHFLDDFIFGGREGSAQCLHLLRSFRALCGDLGVPLAKDKTEGPTTKLTFLGIELDTVGQLSRLPGDKLGIMRELLRECREARKVTLRKLQSLVGHLNFACRVVAPGRPFLRRLCDAMVGCNRPHFLIRVSTAMREDMGLWLRFLESFNGVSFWRSSQLLEADFQVQSDAAGGLGFGLYLRGRWCAERWPGSWSERGITRDLTFLELFPIGVAVHIWAESFKDSVVRFWCDNFAVVQIINSQTSKSQRVMGLVRALVLTCLRHNTLFTAQHVPGVQNEVADALSRFQMQRFRKLAPGAAKEPEQGLSRLGRGRPGSAQESSYWAIPSFSGHASGRRAPTLEPSLVWGVGPLWSGLAGGACGGPSSCRCCTSSWKGILSRMSCCCILEATTWWTSLAFRSQDRLPRTWWSPSPGARGWWSSGLTSLSGESGGGR, encoded by the exons ATGACTGTGGCTTCTGCAGTGGGCGGCACGCCAGTATCTACTGCCAGCGGGCCAAAGCCCTTAGGGGAAAAGGGGGATACCAAGGCCCGGGAGGGGCAAAGGGCCCAGCAGCCAcggctggaaaagggccccagcccaattaaaatCCCGGTGCTCCAGAGGCTGCTGCGTGACTACCCCAACAGGGAGCGCGCACGCTATATTGAGGACGGTTTTGTAAAGGGGTTTAGGATTCCGTGCCAATCCAGGCGGGTCCATAGTTTTGCACGCAACCTAAAATCGGTTAGGGGGATGGAACACATAGTAGCGAAAAAGATAGCcaaggaggtgtctctggggagggtgctgggcccctttgacaggctgccactgccaacattgcgggtatcccctttgggcgtgGTCCCTAAGAAGGCGCCGGGAGAGTATAGGCTTATccaccacctgtcctacccaAGGGGCGACTCGGTTAACGATGGGATACCGGCGGACCTTTGCTCAGTACGGTATACATCGTTTGATGAGGCTGTGGCCATGATCAGGGGCTGCGGGCCTCGGGCACTGATGGCGAAGTGCGACATTGAATCCACCTTCCGCCTCCTGCCCGTGCACCCTGATGACTTTGACCTTTTGGGCTTCACATTTAAAGGGGGATTTTACATCGACAGAgccctccccatgggatgctcggtctcctgtgcggcctttgaggctttcagctcTATGCTGGAATGGGCACTGCGCCGGAGGGCGGGGCTACGCTCCTCCGCTCACTTTTTAGATGACTTTATTttcggaggaagggagggctctgCCCAATGCCTACACTTACTGCGCTCATTCAGGGCACTCTGTGGGGATCTGGGGGTGCCACTGGCTAAGGATAAGACAGAGGGCCCGACCACGAAGCTTACATTTCTGGGGATAGAGCTGGACACGGTGGGACAGCTCTCACGCCTCCCCGGGGACAAGCTCGGCATCATGAGGGAATTGctcagggaatgcagagaggctAGGAAGGTAACGCTACGCAAATTGCAATCGCTGGTTGGCCACCTGAACTTCGCTTGCAGGGTGGTGGCTCCAGGCCGCCCCTTTCTAAGGCGCCTGTGTGACGCCATGGTGGGGTGTAATCGACCCCATTTCCTCATTAGGGTGTCTACCGCCATGAGGGAGGATATGGGGCTCTGGCTCAGGTTCCTGGAGTCCTTTAATGGGGTGTCATTCTGGCGTTCTTCCCAGCTGCTCGAGGCCGACTTCCAGGTTCAGTCAGACGCCGCGGGCGGCCTTGGGTTCGGCCTGTACCTGAGAGGGCGCTGGTGCGCGGAACGATGGCCGGGCAGCTGGTCGGAACGGGGAATCACAAGGGATCTCACCTTCCTCGAACTCTTCCCCATTGGGGTGGCGGTGCACATTTGGGCCGAGTCCTTCAAGGACTCGGTCGTGCGTTTCTGGTGCGATAATTTTGCCGTGGTTCAGATTATTAATAGCCAGACTTCCAAATCACAGAGGGTGATGGGGCTGGTGCGGGCCCTGGTTCTAACATGCCTTCGCCATAACACGCTCTTCACCGCCCAGCATGTTCCAGGGGTGCAGAACGAGGTggcagatgccctgtctcgcttccAGATGCAGCGCTTCCGGAAGCTGGCACCTGGAGCCGCCAAGGAGCCCGAGCAG GGCCTCAGTCGGCTGGGCCGAGGGCGGCCGGGCAGCGCGCAAGAGTCCTCATACTGGGccattccttcattttctgggcacgcAAGTGGGCGCAGAGCGCCGACCCTGGAACCCAGCTTGGTTTGGGgcgttgggccactgtggagtgGCTTGGCCGGCGGGGCTTGCGGAGGGCCCAGTTCCTGCCGATGCTGCACGAGTTCCTGGAAGGGAATCCTGTCccggatgtcctgctgctgcattttggaggcaacgacctggtggaccagtctggcatttcgctctcaagacagattgcccaggacctggtggtcGCCCTCTCCTGGTGCCCGGGGCTGGTGGTCATCTGGTCTGACATCACTCAGCGGCGAGTCTGGAGGGGGGCGGTGA
- the LOC128324210 gene encoding uncharacterized protein LOC128324210 isoform X3, whose product MRIVTGPNSDWFVIPRTAAVGSAAVAGSCLEQQAHSDVDRLYLPHSSGGRGMLQVHQTVEEEKRGLEEYIKDSEEDVLQMVKNEKLFNTNERKQAYKKEQVKNRAEKWRNKPLHGQYLHNISGKSDITKTWQWLKNGNLKKETEGLILAAQEQALRTNAIRASRKIHHKQQVPPL is encoded by the exons ATGAGGATAGTcactggtccaaattcagactggttTGTGATTCCACGAACTGCTGCTGTGGGGAGCGCTGCagtagcaggaagctgcctggagcagcaggcACACAG tgatgtcgataggctatacctccctcacagctcaggtggaagaggaatgctgcaagtccatcaaacagtagaggaggagaaaagaggccttgaagaatatatcaaggacagtgaagaagatgtacttcaaatggtcaagaacgagaaactattcaacaccaatgaaagaaagcaggcctacaagaaagaacaagtcaagaaccgagcagaaaaatggagaaataagcccctgcatggtcaatatttgcacaatataagtggaaaatcagacatcaccaagacctggcaatggcttaagaatggcaacttgaagaaagaaacagagggtttaatactggctgcacaagaacaggcactaagaacaaatgcaataagagcaagtcgaaaaatccaccacaaacagcaagtgccgcctttgtaa